One genomic segment of Suttonella sp. R2A3 includes these proteins:
- the rpoC gene encoding DNA-directed RNA polymerase subunit beta' — translation MKDLVSFFKPQDDADDFDRIRIGLASPDMIRSWSYGEVKKPETINYRTFKPERDGLFCAKIFGPMKDYECLCGKYKRLKHRGVVCEKCGVEVTKSSVRRERMGHIDLATPVAHIWFLKSLPSRIGLLLDLTLREIERVLYFESFIVLDPGMTPLEKNQLLTEEAYIQALEEYGHEFKAMMGAEAIQYILKNMELETEIADLREALAETNSETKSKRIVKRLKLMEALHASGNKPEWLILEVLPVLPPDLRPLVPLDSGRFATSDLNDLYRRVINRNNRLKRLLELFAPDIIVRNEKRMLQEAVDSLLDNGRRGRTVTGSNKRPLKSLADMIKGKQGRFRQNLLGKRVDYSGRSVIVVGPTLRLHQCGLPKRMALELFKPFIFQQLIEKDQAPTIKAAKLMVERDEPEVWDALEYVIREHPVMLNRAPTLHRLGIQAFEPILIEGKAIQLHPLVCAAFNADFDGDQMAVHVPLSLEAQLEARALMMSSNNILSPANGEPIIVPSQDVVLGLYYMTRERINAKGEGMRFADIDEVERAYQAGHVALQAKIQVRLQFFDAEEPYVKRVETTVGRALLSQILPKGLPYALIDKPMVKKAISALINACYRQVGLKETVILADQLMYTGFRYATRSGTSIGVTDMVVPNEKAGILQKAEDEVKDIEHQYNSGLLTQGEKYNKVIDIWSGTNDKVAKAMMSQLGKIEVTNKDGETVEQPSFNSVFMMADSGARGSAAQIRQLAGMRGLMAKPDGSIIETPITANFREGLNVLQYFISTHGARKGLADTALKTANSGYLTRRLVDVAQDVVVNEQDCGTRAGLEIQAVVEGGDVVEKLSDRVLGRVLAEPVMDHNSGEVALEADTLLGEQEIEVLENAGVDRVVVRSVITCESRKGVCAQCYGRDLARGHKANVGESVGVIAAQSIGEPGTQLTMRTFHIGGAAQSSASIGSIEVKTNGTARLTNIKTVINKDGKLVAISRSGELSIIDKNGHERERYKISYGATLNINDGDSVTQGQTLATWDPHTHPIVAEVEGFATFSDFEDGVTVQSSTDPETGLTVQTVMDNTQRSSAAKDKRPMIHFVDKKGKLVTQAGSDVPVTYFLPAGAIININDGAEIRVGDVLARMPQESGKTGDITGGLPRVADLFEARKPKEPAILAEITGVVSFGKETKGKQRLVITGEDGESFEILIPKWRRLNVFEGEQVKQGELLADGEPTPHDILRLRGVHELAAHIVKEVQNVYRLQGVKINDKHIEVIVRQMLRKVLVSDAGESTLIKGEQLDIQRVLEVNDQLQASGKLPVRYEPVLMGITKASLATESFVSAASFQETTRVLTEAAVHGSIDDLHGLKENVIVGRLIPSGTGLAYHQERRSLRQEEQNLLTMGVASAEDGEADDVEVSSSTEDDA, via the coding sequence ATGAAAGATTTGGTTAGCTTTTTTAAACCGCAAGACGACGCTGATGATTTTGACCGTATCCGCATCGGTTTAGCCTCACCAGATATGATCCGTTCGTGGTCATATGGTGAAGTGAAGAAGCCGGAAACGATCAATTACCGCACGTTCAAACCAGAACGCGACGGTTTGTTCTGCGCGAAAATTTTTGGCCCGATGAAAGACTACGAGTGTTTGTGTGGTAAATACAAGCGCTTGAAGCATCGTGGTGTGGTGTGTGAGAAATGTGGCGTTGAAGTCACAAAATCGAGCGTACGTCGTGAGCGTATGGGTCATATCGACTTAGCTACTCCGGTTGCACACATTTGGTTCTTAAAATCATTGCCATCACGCATTGGTTTGTTGCTCGATTTGACCTTACGTGAAATCGAACGTGTGCTTTATTTCGAGTCGTTTATCGTGCTCGATCCGGGTATGACGCCATTAGAGAAAAATCAGTTACTCACTGAAGAGGCTTACATTCAGGCGCTCGAAGAGTACGGTCACGAATTTAAAGCGATGATGGGCGCCGAAGCGATCCAATATATTCTCAAGAATATGGAGTTGGAAACCGAAATCGCTGATTTGCGTGAAGCGCTCGCGGAAACCAATTCAGAAACCAAGAGCAAGCGTATTGTTAAGCGCTTGAAGTTGATGGAAGCGTTGCACGCTTCCGGCAATAAGCCAGAATGGCTGATTTTAGAAGTCCTGCCAGTATTGCCACCGGATCTGCGTCCGTTGGTGCCGTTGGATTCTGGACGTTTTGCAACTTCAGATTTGAACGATCTGTATCGTCGAGTCATCAACCGTAACAACCGTTTGAAGCGTTTGTTGGAGCTGTTTGCGCCGGATATCATCGTGCGCAATGAAAAACGCATGCTGCAAGAAGCCGTAGATTCATTGCTCGATAATGGTCGTCGTGGCCGTACTGTGACCGGCTCGAACAAGCGTCCGTTGAAATCTTTGGCGGATATGATCAAAGGTAAGCAAGGGCGTTTCCGTCAAAACTTGCTCGGTAAACGGGTGGATTATTCTGGCCGTTCGGTGATTGTGGTTGGTCCTACTCTGCGTTTGCACCAATGTGGTCTGCCAAAACGCATGGCATTGGAGCTCTTTAAGCCGTTTATCTTCCAGCAGTTGATCGAAAAAGATCAGGCGCCAACAATCAAAGCAGCGAAGCTGATGGTTGAACGTGATGAGCCGGAAGTCTGGGATGCGTTGGAATATGTGATCCGTGAGCACCCAGTGATGCTCAACCGTGCACCAACCTTGCACCGTTTGGGTATCCAGGCATTTGAACCGATTTTGATCGAAGGTAAAGCGATCCAGTTGCATCCATTAGTGTGTGCGGCGTTTAACGCTGACTTCGATGGTGACCAGATGGCGGTACACGTACCACTCTCACTCGAAGCGCAGCTCGAAGCGCGCGCATTGATGATGAGTTCGAACAACATCTTGTCCCCTGCGAACGGTGAGCCAATTATCGTGCCATCACAAGACGTGGTGCTTGGTTTGTATTACATGACTCGAGAGCGTATCAATGCTAAAGGCGAAGGCATGCGCTTTGCCGATATTGATGAAGTTGAGCGCGCTTACCAAGCGGGTCATGTTGCTTTGCAGGCCAAAATACAAGTGCGTTTGCAGTTCTTCGACGCTGAAGAGCCGTATGTGAAGCGTGTAGAAACCACGGTTGGTCGTGCGCTTCTCTCACAAATTCTGCCGAAAGGTTTGCCGTATGCGCTCATCGATAAGCCAATGGTGAAAAAAGCCATTTCTGCGCTGATTAACGCCTGTTATCGTCAAGTCGGCTTGAAAGAAACGGTTATCTTGGCTGACCAGTTGATGTATACCGGTTTCCGTTACGCCACCCGTTCAGGTACCTCAATCGGGGTGACCGATATGGTGGTGCCAAATGAAAAAGCGGGTATTTTGCAGAAAGCCGAAGACGAAGTTAAAGACATCGAGCACCAGTATAATTCTGGTTTGCTGACCCAGGGTGAGAAATACAACAAGGTAATCGATATCTGGTCAGGCACCAACGACAAAGTCGCGAAAGCGATGATGAGTCAATTGGGCAAGATCGAAGTCACCAATAAAGACGGCGAGACAGTTGAGCAGCCTTCGTTTAACTCGGTGTTTATGATGGCTGATTCTGGGGCGCGTGGTAGCGCGGCGCAGATTCGTCAGCTCGCTGGGATGCGTGGTTTGATGGCTAAGCCGGATGGTTCAATCATCGAAACGCCGATCACTGCGAACTTCCGTGAAGGTTTGAACGTTCTGCAGTACTTTATTTCTACCCACGGTGCGCGTAAAGGTTTGGCCGATACCGCGTTGAAAACCGCAAACTCAGGGTATTTGACCCGTCGTTTGGTCGATGTCGCGCAAGATGTGGTGGTTAACGAACAAGATTGTGGTACTCGCGCTGGTTTGGAAATCCAGGCGGTTGTTGAAGGCGGCGACGTGGTCGAGAAGCTTTCGGACCGTGTGTTGGGCCGTGTGTTAGCCGAGCCGGTGATGGATCACAACAGCGGTGAAGTCGCGCTTGAGGCTGATACGCTGCTCGGCGAACAAGAAATTGAAGTGTTGGAAAATGCCGGTGTTGACCGTGTTGTGGTACGCAGCGTCATTACGTGTGAATCGCGCAAGGGTGTGTGTGCACAGTGTTACGGACGTGACTTGGCCCGAGGCCATAAAGCGAACGTTGGTGAGTCGGTTGGGGTTATCGCCGCGCAATCGATCGGTGAGCCAGGTACTCAGTTGACGATGCGTACGTTCCACATCGGTGGGGCAGCACAAAGCTCGGCTTCGATTGGTAGTATCGAGGTGAAGACTAACGGTACAGCGCGTTTGACGAACATCAAAACCGTGATTAATAAAGACGGTAAGCTGGTTGCGATCTCACGTAGTGGTGAATTGTCGATTATCGATAAAAATGGTCACGAGCGTGAGCGTTATAAGATCTCCTATGGGGCAACGTTAAACATCAATGATGGTGATAGCGTCACTCAAGGGCAGACGTTAGCGACTTGGGATCCGCATACTCATCCGATCGTGGCTGAGGTTGAAGGTTTTGCCACGTTTTCTGATTTCGAAGATGGCGTGACTGTACAAAGCTCAACCGATCCGGAAACGGGCTTGACCGTACAAACGGTCATGGATAATACGCAGCGCTCAAGTGCGGCAAAAGACAAGCGCCCGATGATCCATTTTGTCGATAAAAAAGGCAAACTGGTCACTCAGGCGGGTTCGGATGTACCGGTAACCTACTTCTTGCCAGCAGGCGCGATCATCAATATTAATGATGGTGCAGAAATTCGTGTGGGTGACGTATTAGCACGTATGCCACAAGAATCGGGCAAAACCGGCGATATCACCGGTGGTTTGCCACGTGTGGCTGATCTCTTTGAGGCGCGTAAGCCGAAAGAGCCAGCGATTTTGGCAGAAATTACCGGGGTGGTGTCGTTTGGTAAAGAAACCAAAGGCAAACAACGTTTGGTGATTACTGGTGAAGACGGTGAGTCGTTTGAGATTTTGATTCCGAAATGGCGTCGTTTGAATGTCTTTGAGGGTGAGCAGGTCAAACAAGGCGAGCTGCTCGCTGATGGTGAACCAACACCTCATGACATCCTGCGTTTGCGCGGTGTACACGAGTTGGCGGCCCATATCGTCAAAGAAGTACAAAACGTTTATCGCCTGCAAGGGGTTAAGATCAACGACAAGCATATCGAAGTCATCGTGCGCCAAATGCTGCGTAAAGTATTAGTTAGCGATGCAGGCGAATCAACCTTGATTAAGGGTGAGCAGCTTGATATCCAGCGTGTGCTCGAAGTCAATGATCAGTTGCAAGCCAGCGGTAAATTACCGGTGCGTTATGAACCTGTATTGATGGGGATTACTAAGGCGTCGTTGGCAACCGAGTCGTTTGTTTCTGCTGCATCATTCCAGGAAACCACGCGTGTACTCACCGAAGCAGCCGTTCATGGCAGCATCGATGACCTGCATGGTTTGAAAGAGAACGTGATTGTTGGGCGTTTGATCCCATCAGGTACGGGGCTTGCTTATCATCAAGAGCGTCGAAGCTTGCGCCAGGAAGAGCAGAATTTGCTCACCATGGGTGTAGCAAGCGCTGAGGATGGCGAAGCGGATGACGTTGAGGTGAGTTCTTCGACAGAAGACGACGCTTGA
- the rpoB gene encoding DNA-directed RNA polymerase subunit beta, with the protein MTYSFTDKKRIRKNFSKRPTVLETPYLLSMQLDSYHGFLQQNKTAQTRDEIGLEEAFRSIFPIISHNSMVELRYSGYDLGKPEFEARECQLRGVTFASPLRVRMQLAIYDKNSTKKKLKQVIESDSVYMGEIPLMTDNGTFIINGTERVIVSQLHRSPGVFFDHDKGTSHSSGKLLFNARVIPYRGSWLDFEFDAKDLLHCRIDRRRKLPVTILLRALGYSSEEILTQFFDAQQFKISKTGKFEMAFEPEHFKGEVAAFDIVAGKDVLVEAGKRITSRHVRKLEEAGVTKQIVPTSFLEGKVLASDLVDKETGELILAANTELTEEFLERFIELGVKSFKTLYVNDLDRGAYIADTLRSDETSSELEARAEIYRMMRPGEPPTKDAADTLFDNLFFNEERYDLSRVGRMKFNRRLDLPSDEGSGTLSKEDIVNVIKTLIAIKDGAGSVDDIDHLGNRRIRCVGEMAENAFRIGLVRLERSVKDRLTQAETEGWTPKDLVNAKPVAAAIKEFFGSSQLSQFMDQNNPLSEVTHKRRISALGPGGLTRERAGFEVRDVHPTHYGRLCPIETPEGPNIGLINSLAVYAKTNDYGFLETPYRKVVDGKVTNEIEYLSAIDESKYVIAQANAHLDAKGAFVDELISTRVENEFTLSTPDRIQYMDVSPKQIVSVAASLIPFLEHDDANRALMGSNMQRQAVPTLRADKPLVGTGMERVVASDSGVLVRAERGGVIDSVDSSRIVVKANDDEVQAGGLGVDIYNLTKYTRSNQNTCINQKPLVNPGDVVARGDVLADGPSTDIGELALGQNMLVAFMPWNGYNFEDSILISERVVTEDRFTTIHIEELTCVARDTKLGPEEISADIPNVKESALAKLDGTGIVHIGAEVRAGDILVGKVTPKGERSQSPEEKLLRAIFGEKASDVKDTSLRVSTGMDGTVVDVRVYTRDGVEKDQRAQDIEDMEIEAIAKDIKDRLRVFEQDIQDRAARLLLDQKVKKAPKRKSGDVVDQALLDEVAPEQWFDIRLQDNEINEQLDGMHQLLVEKRKELQDYYEEKKNKFAQGDDLAPGVLKMVKVYLAVKRRLQPGDKMAGRHGNKGVVSMIVPVEDMPYMDDGTPVDIVLNPLGVPSRMNIGQVLETHLGWAARGIGQQIGKMLDEKASNKDLRGYLDQVYNHDTQRENLKSLKNDEFNALCENLRAGVPMATPVFDGAQEAEVQRMLELAGLPISGQTKLYDGRTGEAFERDVTVGYMYMLKLNHLVDDKMHARSTGPYSLVTQQPLGGRAQFGGQRFGEMEVWALEAYGASYTLQEMLTVKSDDVEGRTKMYKNIVDGNLKIEPGMPESFNVLTKEIKALGINIELEQE; encoded by the coding sequence ATGACTTATTCGTTTACCGATAAGAAACGCATCCGTAAAAATTTTAGTAAGCGTCCTACCGTATTGGAAACACCGTATTTGCTTTCCATGCAGCTCGACTCTTATCACGGTTTTTTGCAGCAGAACAAAACCGCACAAACCCGTGATGAAATTGGTTTGGAAGAAGCCTTTCGCTCGATCTTCCCAATCATCAGCCACAATAGCATGGTTGAGCTCCGCTACAGTGGGTATGATCTCGGTAAACCAGAGTTTGAAGCGCGCGAATGTCAGTTGCGCGGCGTAACTTTTGCTTCGCCTTTGCGTGTGCGTATGCAGTTGGCGATCTACGATAAAAACTCCACCAAGAAAAAACTCAAGCAAGTGATCGAGTCGGATTCTGTCTATATGGGTGAAATCCCATTGATGACCGACAACGGTACCTTCATCATCAACGGTACTGAGCGCGTGATCGTGTCTCAGTTGCACCGCTCACCAGGGGTGTTCTTTGACCATGATAAAGGCACCAGCCACAGCTCAGGTAAATTACTATTCAACGCACGTGTAATTCCTTACCGTGGTTCATGGTTGGATTTTGAGTTTGACGCTAAAGACTTACTGCATTGTCGTATTGACCGCCGCCGTAAGTTGCCGGTGACTATTTTGCTGCGTGCATTAGGCTACAGCAGCGAAGAAATCCTCACCCAATTCTTTGACGCACAGCAATTCAAAATCAGCAAGACGGGTAAATTTGAAATGGCGTTTGAGCCAGAGCATTTCAAAGGCGAAGTGGCAGCGTTTGATATTGTAGCCGGTAAAGATGTGCTGGTTGAGGCTGGTAAACGCATAACCTCACGTCACGTACGCAAGCTTGAAGAAGCAGGCGTCACTAAGCAGATCGTGCCAACCTCGTTCTTAGAAGGCAAGGTGCTTGCGAGTGACTTGGTCGATAAAGAAACTGGTGAGCTGATTTTAGCGGCGAATACCGAGTTGACCGAAGAATTCCTTGAGCGCTTTATTGAATTGGGCGTGAAAAGCTTCAAAACCCTGTATGTCAATGATTTGGACCGTGGTGCGTATATTGCCGATACCCTGCGCAGCGATGAAACCAGCAGCGAGCTCGAAGCACGCGCGGAAATTTATCGCATGATGCGCCCAGGCGAGCCACCAACCAAAGATGCGGCCGATACCTTATTCGATAATCTCTTCTTTAACGAAGAACGCTACGATCTTTCACGTGTGGGTCGTATGAAGTTCAACCGTCGCTTAGACCTGCCTTCAGATGAAGGTAGCGGTACATTGAGCAAAGAAGACATCGTTAATGTGATCAAAACCTTGATCGCGATTAAAGACGGTGCAGGCTCAGTCGATGATATTGACCACTTAGGCAACCGCCGTATCCGTTGTGTCGGCGAGATGGCTGAAAACGCGTTCCGTATCGGTTTGGTTCGTCTTGAGCGCAGTGTTAAAGACCGCTTAACTCAGGCTGAAACTGAAGGTTGGACGCCGAAAGATCTGGTCAATGCTAAGCCGGTGGCCGCAGCGATTAAAGAATTCTTTGGTTCATCACAGCTCTCGCAGTTTATGGACCAAAACAACCCACTCTCAGAAGTCACTCATAAGCGCCGTATTTCAGCATTAGGCCCAGGTGGTTTGACGCGTGAGCGAGCAGGCTTTGAGGTGCGTGACGTGCACCCAACGCACTACGGTCGCCTGTGTCCGATTGAAACGCCAGAAGGGCCAAACATCGGTTTGATTAACTCACTCGCTGTTTATGCGAAAACCAACGATTATGGGTTCTTGGAAACCCCATATCGCAAAGTGGTTGATGGCAAGGTAACTAACGAGATTGAGTACCTCTCAGCGATTGATGAATCAAAATATGTGATCGCTCAGGCGAATGCGCATTTGGACGCCAAAGGCGCGTTTGTTGATGAGTTGATCTCAACCCGTGTGGAAAACGAATTTACCTTATCAACGCCAGATCGTATCCAGTATATGGACGTCTCACCGAAGCAGATCGTTTCGGTAGCGGCTTCATTGATTCCATTCTTGGAGCACGACGATGCGAACCGTGCTTTGATGGGCTCGAACATGCAGCGTCAGGCTGTGCCAACGTTACGTGCGGACAAACCTTTGGTTGGTACCGGTATGGAACGTGTGGTGGCGAGTGATTCGGGCGTATTGGTGCGCGCTGAACGTGGTGGGGTCATCGATTCTGTCGATTCTTCACGGATTGTGGTTAAAGCCAATGATGATGAAGTGCAAGCTGGTGGTTTAGGGGTTGATATTTATAACCTTACTAAGTACACCCGCTCGAACCAGAACACCTGTATTAACCAAAAACCATTGGTTAATCCGGGCGATGTGGTTGCGCGTGGCGATGTGCTCGCGGATGGTCCTTCGACCGATATCGGTGAGTTGGCGCTTGGGCAAAACATGCTGGTGGCATTCATGCCGTGGAATGGTTACAACTTCGAAGACTCAATTTTGATTTCCGAGCGTGTGGTGACTGAAGATCGCTTCACTACCATTCATATTGAAGAATTAACCTGTGTGGCGCGCGATACTAAGCTTGGGCCTGAAGAAATTTCTGCCGATATTCCAAACGTTAAAGAAAGCGCGTTAGCAAAACTGGATGGTACAGGGATCGTTCATATTGGTGCGGAAGTACGTGCTGGCGATATCCTGGTTGGTAAAGTGACCCCGAAAGGTGAGCGCTCACAATCACCAGAAGAAAAATTGCTGCGCGCGATTTTTGGTGAGAAAGCCTCTGATGTGAAAGATACCTCGCTACGTGTGTCTACCGGCATGGACGGTACCGTGGTTGATGTACGCGTCTACACCCGTGATGGGGTGGAAAAAGACCAGCGTGCGCAAGACATCGAAGATATGGAAATCGAGGCAATCGCTAAGGATATTAAAGACCGCCTGCGTGTATTTGAACAAGATATTCAAGACCGTGCGGCGCGTTTGTTGCTCGATCAGAAAGTCAAGAAAGCACCGAAGCGTAAATCTGGCGATGTGGTTGATCAGGCGTTGCTTGATGAAGTGGCTCCAGAGCAGTGGTTCGATATCCGTTTGCAAGACAACGAGATCAACGAACAGCTTGATGGCATGCATCAGTTGCTGGTCGAAAAACGGAAAGAGCTGCAAGACTACTACGAAGAGAAGAAAAACAAGTTTGCCCAAGGCGATGATTTGGCGCCAGGCGTGTTGAAGATGGTTAAAGTCTATCTCGCGGTTAAGCGTCGCTTACAACCAGGCGATAAAATGGCCGGTCGCCACGGGAACAAAGGTGTGGTCTCAATGATTGTACCGGTGGAAGATATGCCATATATGGATGATGGTACACCGGTAGATATTGTACTTAACCCATTGGGCGTTCCTTCGCGAATGAACATTGGTCAGGTGCTGGAAACCCACCTTGGCTGGGCAGCGCGCGGCATTGGTCAGCAGATTGGTAAGATGCTCGATGAAAAGGCGAGCAATAAAGACCTGCGCGGCTATTTAGATCAGGTGTATAACCACGATACCCAGCGCGAAAATTTAAAATCATTGAAAAACGATGAATTTAATGCGTTGTGTGAAAACTTACGCGCCGGTGTGCCGATGGCGACGCCGGTGTTTGACGGTGCGCAGGAAGCAGAAGTGCAGCGTATGCTTGAGTTGGCCGGGCTGCCGATTAGTGGGCAAACCAAGCTCTATGATGGTCGCACTGGTGAAGCGTTTGAGCGTGATGTCACTGTAGGCTATATGTATATGCTCAAGCTCAACCACTTGGTTGATGATAAGATGCACGCCCGTTCAACGGGACCTTATTCACTGGTCACCCAGCAGCCACTTGGTGGTCGTGCACAATTCGGTGGTCAGCGCTTCGGGGAAATGGAAGTGTGGGCGCTGGAAGCTTATGGCGCGTCGTACACCTTGCAGGAAATGCTCACAGTGAAATCTGATGATGTGGAAGGTCGTACCAAGATGTATAAGAACATTGTTGACGGCAACCTGAAAATTGAACCGGGTATGCCGGAATCGTTCAATGTATTAACCAAGGAAATCAAAGCCTTGGGGATCAACATTGAACTTGAACAAGAATAA
- the rplL gene encoding 50S ribosomal protein L7/L12: MAIAKEDILNAISEMTVMDVVDLISAMEEKFGVTAAAAVAAAPAAAGDAGAAAAEQTEFDVILADAGANKVAVIKAVRAITGLGLKEAKAAVDDAPSTLKEGVEKEEADKIKAQLEEAGAKAELK; encoded by the coding sequence ATGGCGATTGCAAAAGAAGACATCTTGAATGCCATTTCTGAGATGACTGTAATGGACGTTGTTGATTTGATTTCAGCAATGGAAGAGAAGTTTGGCGTTACTGCGGCTGCGGCTGTTGCAGCGGCTCCTGCTGCTGCTGGCGACGCTGGCGCAGCTGCTGCTGAGCAAACTGAGTTTGACGTAATCTTGGCTGATGCCGGCGCTAATAAAGTAGCCGTTATCAAAGCGGTTCGTGCAATCACTGGCTTGGGCTTGAAAGAAGCTAAAGCAGCAGTTGATGACGCACCTTCAACCCTGAAAGAAGGCGTTGAAAAAGAAGAAGCTGACAAGATTAAAGCACAACTTGAAGAAGCAGGTGCTAAAGCCGAACTTAAGTGA
- the rplJ gene encoding 50S ribosomal protein L10, with protein sequence MGLNLTSKKAVVSEVNDIASNAHALVATEYHGLSVLQMTDLHARARETGVYLRVVKNTLAKRALADTEFSVVADQLVGPLVLAFSQEDPGSAARLWRDFLKENDKVDKAIVKFLSVSGEVMPGSELDRLAKLPTKDEAIALLMACMRAPLDKFARTLNEVPGKLVRTVEAVRQSKEAA encoded by the coding sequence ATGGGATTAAATTTAACCAGCAAAAAAGCCGTTGTTAGCGAAGTTAATGACATTGCTTCTAACGCTCATGCTTTAGTTGCCACTGAATACCACGGTCTGTCCGTGCTTCAGATGACCGACTTACATGCGCGTGCTCGCGAAACCGGCGTTTATCTGCGTGTGGTTAAAAATACCCTGGCTAAGCGCGCTTTGGCCGACACTGAATTCAGCGTTGTTGCTGATCAGTTAGTTGGTCCTTTGGTGCTGGCGTTTTCGCAAGAAGACCCTGGCTCTGCTGCGCGTTTGTGGCGCGATTTCCTCAAGGAAAACGACAAGGTTGACAAGGCAATTGTTAAATTCTTGAGTGTTTCCGGGGAAGTGATGCCGGGTTCTGAACTTGATCGTTTGGCGAAGCTGCCGACCAAAGACGAAGCGATTGCTCTTCTTATGGCTTGTATGCGTGCGCCGCTTGATAAGTTCGCTCGCACCCTCAACGAGGTGCCAGGTAAATTGGTACGCACAGTTGAGGCGGTTCGCCAAAGTAAGGAAGCGGCGTAA
- the rplA gene encoding 50S ribosomal protein L1 translates to MAKLSKRVKNYREKVEAGKVYGVNEALSLLKEISSVKFVESVDVSINLGIDPRKSDQVVRGAAVLPNGTGKTVRVAVFAQNDNAEAAKAAGADIVGMDELADEIKGGRSDFDVVIAEPAAMRVVGQLGQILGPKGLMPNPKVGTVTPDVGTAVTNAKAGQVRFRADKGGVVHAIIGKADFDEAKLAENLRALVAEVNKLRPAAAKGVYLKKASLSTTMGPGVSIDTSELDA, encoded by the coding sequence ATGGCAAAATTGAGCAAACGCGTAAAAAACTACCGCGAAAAAGTAGAAGCTGGCAAAGTTTATGGTGTGAATGAAGCGCTTAGCCTGCTTAAAGAAATCTCTAGCGTCAAATTTGTTGAATCTGTTGATGTAAGCATTAACTTAGGCATCGACCCACGTAAATCAGACCAAGTGGTTCGTGGTGCTGCCGTATTACCAAACGGCACGGGTAAAACCGTTCGTGTGGCTGTATTCGCGCAAAACGACAACGCTGAAGCGGCTAAAGCTGCTGGTGCGGACATCGTTGGTATGGACGAATTGGCCGATGAAATCAAAGGCGGTCGTAGCGACTTTGACGTAGTGATTGCTGAACCAGCAGCGATGCGTGTGGTTGGTCAGTTAGGGCAAATCTTAGGGCCTAAAGGCTTAATGCCTAACCCTAAAGTTGGCACCGTAACCCCTGATGTGGGCACTGCAGTGACCAATGCTAAAGCCGGTCAAGTACGTTTCCGTGCGGATAAAGGTGGGGTTGTACACGCCATTATCGGTAAAGCAGATTTTGATGAAGCCAAACTGGCTGAGAACCTCAGAGCGTTGGTAGCAGAGGTTAATAAACTGCGTCCAGCTGCTGCAAAAGGGGTTTATTTGAAGAAAGCGTCTCTGTCAACCACGATGGGCCCTGGGGTCAGCATCGATACTTCAGAGTTAGACGCTTAA
- the rplK gene encoding 50S ribosomal protein L11, translating to MAKKITGYIKLQIPAGKANPSPPVGPALGQHGVNIMEFCKAFNAETQQLEAGMPIPVVITVYSDRSFTFISKTPPAAYLLKKAAGIKSGSGRPNTEKVGTVTRAQLEEIVELKKPDLTAADMDAAVRTIAGSARAMGLNVEG from the coding sequence ATGGCTAAGAAAATTACAGGCTATATCAAACTGCAGATCCCTGCAGGCAAAGCGAATCCATCACCACCGGTTGGTCCTGCTCTGGGTCAGCATGGTGTGAATATCATGGAATTTTGTAAAGCATTTAACGCGGAAACCCAGCAATTAGAAGCGGGTATGCCGATTCCGGTTGTGATCACCGTTTATAGTGATCGTAGCTTTACCTTCATCAGTAAAACCCCACCAGCTGCTTATTTGTTGAAAAAAGCTGCAGGCATCAAGTCGGGTAGTGGTCGTCCAAATACCGAAAAAGTCGGTACAGTGACCCGCGCACAACTCGAAGAAATTGTTGAACTGAAAAAACCTGACCTGACTGCAGCCGATATGGATGCAGCCGTTCGTACTATCGCTGGTAGTGCGCGCGCGATGGGCTTGAATGTAGAGGGTTAA
- the nusG gene encoding transcription termination/antitermination protein NusG gives MAKAWYVLQTYSQFEQHVKRALIERIEREGLQESFGEILIPSEEVVEMKEGKKRSSQRKFFPGYVLLEMDMNETTWHVVRSISKVSGFVGGTAEKPAPIAQHEVDAIMRRIEEGVEKPRPKTLFEVGEEVRIIDGPFAEFIGTVEEVHYEKSRLKVSVLIFGRPTPVDLEFHQVEKDV, from the coding sequence ATGGCTAAAGCATGGTATGTATTACAAACGTATTCGCAATTTGAGCAGCATGTTAAACGTGCACTAATCGAGCGAATCGAACGAGAAGGCTTGCAGGAAAGCTTTGGTGAGATTCTCATTCCATCAGAAGAAGTGGTGGAGATGAAGGAAGGCAAAAAACGCAGCTCACAGCGTAAGTTCTTTCCTGGCTATGTGTTGTTAGAAATGGACATGAACGAGACCACTTGGCATGTCGTACGTAGCATCAGCAAAGTTTCCGGGTTTGTGGGCGGTACGGCAGAAAAGCCGGCGCCGATTGCCCAGCATGAAGTCGACGCGATCATGCGTCGTATTGAAGAGGGTGTGGAGAAACCACGTCCGAAAACCTTATTTGAGGTTGGCGAAGAAGTACGCATTATTGATGGGCCGTTTGCTGAATTTATCGGCACGGTTGAAGAAGTGCACTACGAAAAAAGCCGCCTGAAAGTGTCGGTGCTCATCTTTGGGCGTCCGACACCTGTCGATTTGGAATTCCACCAAGTCGAGAAAGATGTGTAA